The following proteins are encoded in a genomic region of Herminiimonas arsenicoxydans:
- the mobA gene encoding molybdopterin-guanine dinucleotide biosynthesis protein A (Evidence 2b : Function of strongly homologous gene; PubMedId : 12372836, 12719427; Product type e : enzyme) — protein sequence MDTSQITGLILAGGRGTRMGTVDKGLQLFRDAPMALHVLMRLSPQVGYLMINANQNIAPYEGFGAPVWQDEFQGFAGPLAGLHTGLTHCETDYMVSVPCDSPFLPANLVARLAAGLEEKHADLAVAVTGEGETRQPHPVFCLLKTSLLPHLTLYLQEGGRKFDKWYASLEVAEVHFDDEDAFRNINTLDELHKFAATP from the coding sequence ATGGATACCAGTCAAATCACCGGACTCATACTCGCAGGCGGACGCGGCACCCGTATGGGCACAGTCGACAAAGGCCTGCAACTATTCCGCGACGCGCCTATGGCCTTGCATGTGCTGATGCGTCTTTCACCGCAAGTCGGTTATCTGATGATCAATGCGAACCAGAATATCGCGCCCTATGAAGGCTTCGGCGCACCCGTCTGGCAGGATGAATTCCAGGGCTTTGCCGGACCGCTGGCCGGCTTGCATACGGGACTGACGCATTGCGAAACGGATTACATGGTGAGCGTGCCTTGCGACTCGCCTTTCCTGCCTGCGAATCTTGTGGCGCGGCTGGCTGCCGGCCTGGAAGAAAAGCATGCCGATCTGGCCGTTGCCGTCACCGGCGAAGGTGAAACGCGACAGCCGCATCCGGTTTTTTGCCTGCTCAAGACGTCGCTGCTGCCGCACCTGACACTCTATTTGCAGGAAGGTGGACGCAAGTTCGACAAATGGTACGCATCGCTGGAGGTAGCCGAAGTTCACTTCGACGATGAAGATGCATTCCGCAACATTAATACGCTGGACGAGCTGCACAAGTTTGCAGCAACACCATGA
- the moaA gene encoding Molybdenum cofactor biosynthesis protein A (Evidence 2a : Function of homologous gene experimentally demonstrated in an other organism; PubMedId : 12372836, 12719427; Product type e : enzyme), protein MTEKIIPLADHRYLNRIPIIPTQLEAPSGLLSDTHARPLQDLRISITDRCNFRCVYCMPKEVFDKDYAFLPHSSLLSFEEITRIASLFVAHGVEKIRLTGGEPLLRKNVERLIAMLSALRTPDGRELDLTLTTNGSLLARKAQALKDAGLKRVTVSLDALDDKIFKQMNDVDFAVSDVLEGIEAAHSVGLGPIKVNMVVKGGMNDQEILPMARHFRNTPYILRFIEYMDVGASNGWKMDEVIPSAEVIRRIHAEMPLEEIAPNYTGETAGRWRYVGNDSNGGGELGVISSVTQAFCADCSRARLSTEGKLYTCLFATGGHDLRALLRENKTDEEISTVIAHIWRARDDRYSELRTANTDLKSTRKVEMSYIGG, encoded by the coding sequence ATGACTGAAAAAATAATTCCACTTGCAGACCACCGTTATCTGAACCGGATACCGATCATCCCGACGCAACTTGAGGCGCCGAGCGGATTGCTGTCTGACACGCACGCCAGACCCTTGCAGGATTTGCGCATCTCGATCACCGATCGCTGCAATTTCCGCTGCGTCTACTGCATGCCGAAAGAGGTGTTCGACAAGGACTATGCCTTCCTGCCGCATTCTTCGCTGCTGTCTTTTGAAGAAATCACCCGCATCGCATCATTGTTCGTCGCCCATGGCGTCGAGAAAATCCGCCTGACAGGTGGCGAACCCCTGCTGCGCAAGAATGTCGAGAGGCTGATAGCAATGCTGAGCGCATTGCGTACACCTGATGGACGCGAACTTGATCTGACGCTGACCACCAACGGCTCGCTGCTGGCGCGCAAGGCGCAAGCGCTGAAAGATGCCGGCCTGAAGCGCGTCACCGTGTCGCTGGATGCACTCGACGACAAGATTTTCAAACAGATGAACGACGTCGATTTTGCAGTATCGGACGTGCTGGAGGGGATAGAAGCTGCACATAGCGTCGGCCTCGGCCCGATCAAGGTCAATATGGTCGTCAAAGGCGGCATGAACGATCAGGAAATCCTGCCGATGGCGCGCCATTTCAGGAACACGCCTTACATCCTGCGTTTCATCGAATACATGGATGTAGGCGCATCGAACGGCTGGAAGATGGATGAAGTCATTCCTTCCGCCGAAGTGATCCGTCGCATCCATGCCGAAATGCCGCTGGAGGAGATAGCCCCCAATTACACTGGCGAAACTGCAGGACGCTGGCGTTACGTCGGCAACGACAGCAATGGCGGCGGTGAACTCGGCGTCATCTCCAGCGTCACGCAAGCCTTCTGCGCCGACTGCAGCCGCGCCCGCCTGTCTACCGAAGGCAAGCTCTACACCTGCCTGTTTGCCACCGGCGGCCACGATTTGCGTGCGCTGTTACGCGAAAACAAAACGGATGAAGAAATTTCCACCGTCATTGCCCACATCTGGCGCGCGCGTGACGATCGCTATTCGGAATTACGCACTGCCAATACCGATTTGAAATCGACGCGTAAAGTCGAGATGTCCTACATCGGCGGCTAA
- the mrp gene encoding Protein Mrp homolog (Evidence 2b : Function of strongly homologous gene; PubMedId : 8824612; Product type cp : cell process) — translation MSITIEAVKAALSTVIDPNTGKDLVSSRSAKNIQINGTNVIFDVELGYPAKSQIDGIRKASIAAVRTIEGMGSVTANVYSKIVAHSAQRGVKLLSNVKNIIAVASGKGGVGKSTTSVNLALALAAEGAQVGILDADIYGPSQPMMMGISGRPESADGKTMEPMENYGLQVSSIGFMIDPDEPMVWRGPIVTQALTQLLEQTNWRDLDYLIVDMPPGTGDIQLTMSQKVPVTGAVIVTTPQDIALLDARKGLKMFEKVGIPILGIVENMSTHICSNCGHAEAIFGAGGGEKMCGEYGVDFLGALPLTMSIRQQADSGKPTVVADPDGPIAVIYKQIARKIAIKVAEKAKDMSSKFPTIVVKND, via the coding sequence ATGAGCATCACGATTGAAGCAGTCAAAGCGGCATTGTCCACAGTAATTGACCCTAACACCGGCAAGGATTTAGTCAGTAGCCGTTCCGCAAAAAATATCCAGATCAACGGTACCAACGTCATTTTCGACGTTGAACTCGGCTATCCGGCCAAGAGCCAGATCGACGGTATCCGCAAGGCATCGATTGCCGCCGTGCGGACTATCGAAGGCATGGGCAGCGTCACCGCCAACGTGTATTCCAAAATCGTGGCGCACTCGGCGCAACGCGGCGTGAAGTTGCTGTCCAACGTGAAAAATATTATCGCGGTGGCGTCCGGTAAGGGTGGCGTAGGCAAATCGACCACTTCGGTCAACCTGGCGCTGGCGCTGGCTGCCGAAGGCGCGCAGGTCGGGATTCTGGATGCGGATATCTACGGCCCGTCGCAGCCGATGATGATGGGCATTTCCGGCCGTCCTGAAAGCGCGGATGGCAAAACCATGGAGCCGATGGAGAATTACGGTTTGCAGGTATCGAGCATCGGTTTCATGATCGATCCGGATGAGCCTATGGTGTGGCGCGGCCCTATCGTGACGCAGGCATTGACGCAGTTGCTGGAACAAACCAACTGGCGCGATCTCGATTATCTGATCGTCGATATGCCGCCGGGTACTGGCGATATTCAATTGACGATGTCGCAAAAAGTACCGGTAACCGGCGCTGTGATCGTTACCACGCCGCAGGATATTGCGTTGCTGGACGCACGCAAGGGCTTGAAAATGTTCGAGAAGGTCGGTATTCCGATTCTCGGTATCGTGGAAAACATGAGTACGCATATCTGTTCGAATTGCGGTCATGCCGAAGCGATTTTTGGTGCAGGCGGTGGCGAAAAAATGTGTGGCGAATACGGCGTGGATTTCCTCGGCGCCTTGCCGCTGACAATGTCGATCCGCCAGCAGGCGGATTCCGGCAAGCCGACGGTAGTGGCCGATCCGGATGGCCCGATTGCGGTGATCTACAAACAGATCGCCCGCAAGATTGCCATCAAGGTCGCGGAAAAAGCTAAGGACATGTCATCCAAGTTTCCAACCATTGTGGTCAAGAACGATTGA
- a CDS encoding conserved hypothetical protein (Evidence 4 : Homologs of previously reported genes of unknown function), with amino-acid sequence METEAISIGVIMQCTPLSSRWQPFQWQPIEIVGQVGPAGAPHCLRSDPADTRWLFTGIDITLCSSEAEGYFLNISAPVPCWFVMWRIEDVDGAEIPVPKVVTLSYNEAARLMDGGERVDTLPVSDEILERLTAFTHDYYHPEPKRKHKKPSFEGGEGVDKMARAEGVKNGS; translated from the coding sequence ATGGAGACAGAAGCAATCAGCATTGGCGTCATCATGCAATGCACGCCCTTATCAAGTCGTTGGCAGCCGTTCCAATGGCAGCCGATTGAAATCGTCGGACAAGTCGGGCCCGCGGGCGCACCGCATTGCCTGCGCAGTGATCCTGCCGATACACGCTGGTTATTTACCGGTATCGACATCACGCTATGCAGTTCCGAGGCGGAAGGATATTTCCTCAATATCAGCGCGCCTGTCCCGTGCTGGTTTGTCATGTGGCGCATCGAAGACGTGGACGGTGCAGAGATCCCTGTTCCCAAGGTGGTCACGTTGTCGTACAACGAAGCGGCACGTCTGATGGATGGCGGCGAACGCGTTGATACATTGCCGGTTTCCGACGAAATCCTCGAACGTCTGACGGCTTTCACGCACGATTACTACCATCCCGAACCCAAGCGCAAACACAAGAAACCATCGTTTGAAGGCGGCGAAGGCGTCGACAAGATGGCGCGTGCCGAAGGTGTGAAAAATGGCAGCTGA
- a CDS encoding conserved hypothetical protein (Evidence 4 : Homologs of previously reported genes of unknown function), whose product MAAEDFFARWSKKKNDVSSAAGEPQQDSAVAPLPEAHDKAGEAVAQDAATQALPTQADVEKLTHDSDYSAFMTQGVDESVKRSAMKKLFSNPHFNIMDGLDVYIEDYSKFEPISPALLASLSHAKGLLDPLSQLQAPIMRLLETNPEKNTAAPDSVQPTPARDGVTQEDAQAPETAAALSDADQEKDYPEQEPYQGSENQDSKTAKENVVKKEDVQALKTSPKLDDV is encoded by the coding sequence ATGGCAGCTGAAGATTTTTTTGCGCGCTGGTCCAAAAAGAAAAACGATGTGTCTAGCGCGGCTGGCGAACCGCAACAGGACAGTGCGGTCGCGCCCTTGCCTGAAGCCCATGACAAGGCCGGAGAAGCGGTAGCTCAGGATGCAGCGACACAAGCCTTGCCGACGCAGGCAGATGTCGAAAAATTGACGCACGATTCCGATTACTCGGCATTCATGACGCAAGGTGTGGATGAGTCGGTCAAGCGCTCGGCAATGAAGAAGCTGTTTTCCAATCCTCATTTCAACATCATGGATGGCCTCGATGTCTATATCGAGGATTACAGCAAATTTGAACCGATCAGCCCGGCGCTGCTGGCGTCGCTGAGTCATGCAAAGGGATTGCTGGACCCCTTGTCGCAATTGCAGGCGCCGATAATGCGTTTGCTGGAAACAAATCCCGAAAAGAATACCGCTGCGCCGGATAGCGTACAGCCCACGCCCGCGCGCGATGGTGTGACGCAGGAAGATGCGCAAGCACCGGAAACAGCTGCAGCACTGTCTGATGCCGATCAGGAAAAAGATTATCCTGAGCAGGAGCCGTATCAAGGCAGCGAGAATCAAGATAGCAAGACAGCAAAGGAGAACGTCGTTAAAAAAGAGGATGTGCAAGCGCTCAAAACATCCCCAAAACTTGACGACGTTTAA
- a CDS encoding putative ferredoxin (Evidence 3 : Function proposed based on presence of conserved amino acid motif, structural feature or limited homology; Product type pc : putative carrier) translates to MTTEFKVCNCNRTMPLDAAAGTQLGAALGTAPIPIATELCRREVGTYLKTLDGVDDVVVACTQERSLFVELAQQKGTVAPLRFVNIRETGGWSAQAGQALPKMAALLAAAALPDPEPVPIVNYDSAGHVLIIGPADQALPWAQRLREQVDVSVLLTSGSESQMLGERSFPSFSGKKIKVDGWLGAFNVRWQQDNPIDLESCIRCNACIEVCPESAIDLTYQIDLDKCRSHGDCVKACGSIGAINFARGELAGANERNGEFDLIFDLSSTPLVHTHQLPQGYFAPGQDVARQFEDSLKLTQMVGQFEKPKFFSYKEKLCAHSRNGKIGCNACIEICSAEAISHNGNHVKVNPNLCAGCGACTTVCPSGAMAYAYPRTEDMGLRVKTLLNTYAKAGGRQAGLLFHSKGQGATLIAQAGRLAKAGWNGIPARIIPVELHHTAAVGIDVWLAAFAYGAANVSVMVTDEEAPQYLDALQQQMELAQTIMSGLGYAGVHVQLIRINTAAELDTYVNALAPAQTTEIRATFNVAADKRTTLEFALDHLHRHAPISVEQIALPAGSLYGAVVVNRDACTLCMSCVGACPESALTDNANAPQLRFIEKNCVQCGLCEKTCPENAITLVPRLLLTPAAKELQVLNEAEPFHCISCQKPFGTAKMIENMVGKLSMHGAFSGNINRLKMCPDCRVVDMMANKQESSVSDFK, encoded by the coding sequence ATGACTACAGAATTCAAAGTTTGCAATTGCAATCGCACCATGCCACTGGACGCTGCCGCAGGTACGCAGCTTGGTGCTGCACTCGGTACCGCGCCTATTCCCATTGCCACCGAATTGTGCCGGCGTGAAGTCGGCACTTATTTGAAAACGCTGGATGGCGTGGATGATGTGGTGGTAGCGTGTACTCAGGAGCGCAGCCTGTTTGTCGAACTGGCGCAGCAAAAGGGCACGGTTGCGCCTTTGCGGTTCGTCAATATCCGTGAAACCGGCGGCTGGAGTGCGCAGGCTGGGCAGGCATTGCCGAAAATGGCGGCACTGCTGGCCGCGGCAGCCTTGCCAGATCCGGAGCCGGTGCCTATCGTCAACTACGATTCTGCCGGGCATGTACTGATTATCGGACCGGCCGATCAGGCGCTACCGTGGGCGCAGCGCCTGCGTGAACAGGTCGATGTCAGCGTGCTGCTGACATCGGGCAGCGAGAGCCAGATGCTGGGCGAGCGCAGCTTCCCCAGTTTTTCAGGCAAGAAGATCAAGGTTGACGGCTGGCTGGGCGCGTTCAATGTGCGCTGGCAGCAAGACAATCCGATCGACCTGGAAAGCTGCATACGCTGCAATGCCTGCATAGAAGTCTGTCCGGAAAGCGCGATCGATCTAACTTACCAGATCGATCTTGATAAATGCCGTTCGCACGGCGATTGCGTGAAGGCCTGCGGCAGCATCGGTGCGATCAACTTTGCGCGTGGCGAGCTTGCGGGAGCCAATGAGCGCAACGGCGAATTCGATCTGATATTCGATTTGTCCAGTACACCGCTGGTCCATACGCATCAGTTGCCGCAAGGGTATTTCGCTCCCGGACAGGATGTTGCACGACAGTTTGAAGACAGCCTAAAGCTGACGCAGATGGTGGGTCAGTTTGAAAAGCCGAAATTCTTCAGCTACAAGGAAAAGCTGTGCGCGCACAGCCGCAACGGAAAAATCGGTTGCAATGCCTGTATCGAAATTTGCTCGGCGGAAGCCATCAGCCATAACGGCAATCACGTCAAGGTCAATCCAAATCTGTGCGCCGGCTGCGGTGCCTGCACCACGGTCTGTCCATCCGGCGCCATGGCGTATGCCTATCCGCGCACGGAAGACATGGGCTTGCGCGTGAAGACCTTGCTGAATACTTATGCCAAGGCAGGCGGTCGCCAGGCCGGACTGCTGTTCCACAGCAAGGGGCAGGGCGCAACGCTGATCGCACAGGCTGGCCGTTTGGCGAAGGCGGGCTGGAACGGAATTCCGGCGCGCATCATTCCGGTTGAGCTGCATCACACGGCAGCCGTCGGCATCGACGTCTGGCTGGCTGCCTTTGCTTACGGTGCCGCCAATGTGAGCGTGATGGTAACGGATGAGGAGGCGCCGCAATATCTGGACGCCTTGCAGCAGCAAATGGAGCTGGCGCAAACCATCATGTCCGGACTTGGTTATGCCGGCGTGCATGTGCAATTGATCCGGATTAATACGGCGGCCGAGCTGGATACCTACGTCAATGCGCTGGCACCGGCCCAAACGACGGAAATCCGTGCCACTTTCAATGTGGCGGCAGACAAGCGCACCACGCTGGAATTTGCGCTTGATCATTTGCACCGGCACGCACCGATCAGCGTCGAGCAGATCGCGTTGCCAGCCGGTTCCCTGTACGGTGCGGTGGTGGTTAACCGGGATGCGTGCACCCTGTGCATGTCCTGTGTGGGCGCCTGTCCGGAATCGGCGCTGACCGACAATGCGAATGCACCGCAATTGCGCTTCATTGAAAAGAATTGTGTGCAATGCGGGCTGTGCGAAAAAACCTGCCCGGAAAACGCCATCACCCTGGTGCCGCGTCTGCTGCTGACCCCTGCGGCAAAAGAGCTGCAGGTATTGAATGAGGCAGAGCCGTTCCATTGCATCAGCTGCCAAAAACCTTTCGGCACGGCGAAGATGATAGAGAACATGGTGGGCAAGCTGTCCATGCACGGCGCATTCTCAGGCAATATCAACAGACTCAAGATGTGCCCCGACTGCCGCGTGGTCGACATGATGGCGAACAAGCAGGAATCGTCGGTTTCCGATTTCAAATGA
- a CDS encoding putative chaperone protein TorD (Evidence 3 : Function proposed based on presence of conserved amino acid motif, structural feature or limited homology; Product type pf : putative factor), which translates to MTSTQSIKFESQDQGEETARADVYGLLATLLYAPPSQALLDTIGSAPAEGTGVLEQAWADLVAACKTAQQESVREEYEQLFVGVGRPEVMLYGSFYLSGFLMEKPLAELRTDLAVLGLQRSDDVVESEDHLASLCEVMRYLIASDDVVHANLAAQEKFFNTHMRAWVLDCCAAMEASANSHFYKPVACLARVFFEVEMQAFDMAN; encoded by the coding sequence ATGACAAGCACTCAATCAATCAAATTTGAATCGCAGGATCAAGGTGAAGAAACTGCGCGTGCCGATGTGTACGGCTTACTGGCGACGCTGCTGTACGCGCCGCCTTCGCAAGCCTTGCTGGATACGATAGGCAGCGCACCCGCAGAAGGCACTGGCGTGCTGGAACAGGCGTGGGCCGACCTGGTTGCTGCCTGCAAGACAGCGCAGCAGGAAAGCGTGCGGGAAGAATATGAACAGCTCTTTGTCGGGGTCGGCCGGCCGGAAGTGATGTTGTACGGTTCGTTTTACCTGTCCGGCTTTCTGATGGAAAAGCCGTTGGCAGAGTTGCGCACCGATCTGGCGGTACTTGGTTTGCAGCGCTCGGACGATGTGGTCGAGAGCGAGGATCACCTGGCTTCCCTGTGCGAAGTGATGCGCTATCTGATTGCATCCGATGATGTCGTGCATGCAAATCTTGCAGCGCAGGAAAAATTCTTCAATACGCATATGCGCGCCTGGGTGCTGGATTGCTGTGCTGCTATGGAAGCCAGTGCCAATTCTCATTTTTACAAGCCGGTCGCGTGTCTGGCGCGTGTATTTTTTGAAGTAGAGATGCAGGCTTTCGATATGGCGAATTAG
- a CDS encoding conserved hypothetical protein; putative exported protein (Evidence 4 : Homologs of previously reported genes of unknown function), with amino-acid sequence MAEKTKIPRRSFFAGLGLVAAAGVAAKLAPESASSVLTNVISPQEPEGKSYRLTEHVKKYYRTTTI; translated from the coding sequence ATGGCAGAAAAAACTAAAATTCCCCGCCGCAGTTTTTTTGCAGGTTTGGGACTTGTCGCAGCCGCTGGCGTTGCCGCCAAACTGGCCCCTGAATCCGCATCATCCGTTCTGACTAACGTCATTTCCCCGCAAGAACCGGAAGGCAAGAGTTACCGCCTCACCGAGCACGTCAAAAAATACTACCGTACGACCACAATTTAA
- a CDS encoding putative formate dehydrogenase subunit A (Evidence 3 : Function proposed based on presence of conserved amino acid motif, structural feature or limited homology; PubMedId : 2211698, 9036855, 2941757; Product type pe : putative enzyme), with amino-acid sequence MLLTRKSNAAERSPARFTSSLADSLSRALPTMDRRGFLKRSGIGIGAGIAVAQLSLIQKARAAEGGKAAAAGSKIEVKRTVCTHCSVGCASDAIVENGVWVRQEPVFDSPINLGAHCAKGASLREHGHGEYRLKYPMKLVNGKYQRISWDQAMNEITAKMLDIKKASGPDSVFFVGSSKHNNEQAALLRKFVSFFGTNNTDHQARICHSTTVAGVANTWGYGAMTNSYNDMQNSKAALYIGSNAAEAHPVSMLHMLHAKENGTKMIVVDPRFTRTAAKADQYVRIRSGTDIPFLYGLLYHIFKNGWEDKKYINDRVYGMEKVKAEVMTWTPEKVEEACGVTEAEMYRAAETMAKNRPSTLVWCMGQTQHSIGNAMVRASCIVQLALGNIGVSGGGANIFRGHDNVQGATDVGPNPDSLPGYYGLATGSWKHWCAVWGVDYEWVKKQYVSQAMMEKSGTTVSRWVDAVLEKSENIDQDNTVKGVLFWGHAPNSQTRGLDMKKAFDKLDLLVVIDPYPSATAAMAAMKVDGQELNPNRAVYLLPAATQFETSGSVTASNRSLQWREKVIEPLFESRTDHMIMYQMAQKLGFGKELVAKIKLVPGKGGMMEPEPESMLEEINRGSWTIGYTGQSPMRLKAHMRNMHLFDVKTLKCSAGKDAATGYDISGDYFGLPWPCYGTPELKHPGTPNLYDTSKSMMEGGGNFRANFGVEKDGVNLLAEDGSHSKGADITTGYPEFDHILLKKLGWWDDLTDAEKKAAEGKNWKTDLSGGIQRVTMKVHGVHPWGNAKARAVVWNFPDAVPLHREPIYGTRPDLVAKYPTHDDKKGFWRMPTLFKSLQDKNVETKMYEKFPIILTSGRLVEYEGGGEETRSNPWLAELQQDAFVEINPKAAAARGIRNGEYVIVSTPTGARIKVKALVTMRVGEDTAFIPFHFSGWWQGKDLLEYYPEGAHPIVRGEAVNTATTYGYDSVTMMQETKTTICNIEKAAA; translated from the coding sequence ATGCTGTTAACTCGCAAAAGCAACGCTGCAGAGCGTTCGCCTGCCCGCTTTACATCCAGTCTTGCCGATAGCCTGTCGCGCGCCTTGCCGACGATGGACAGGCGGGGTTTCCTCAAACGTTCCGGGATCGGCATCGGTGCCGGTATTGCCGTTGCGCAATTGAGTCTGATCCAAAAAGCCAGGGCAGCGGAGGGTGGTAAAGCTGCGGCAGCGGGCAGCAAGATTGAAGTCAAACGTACGGTTTGCACACACTGTTCGGTCGGTTGTGCATCCGATGCCATTGTCGAAAATGGCGTGTGGGTACGGCAGGAGCCGGTATTTGATTCACCGATCAACCTGGGTGCGCATTGTGCCAAGGGTGCCTCGCTGCGTGAGCATGGTCACGGTGAATACCGCCTGAAATATCCGATGAAATTGGTGAATGGAAAATACCAGCGCATTAGCTGGGATCAGGCCATGAACGAAATTACGGCCAAGATGCTGGATATCAAAAAAGCCAGTGGCCCGGACTCCGTATTTTTCGTCGGTTCATCCAAACATAACAACGAGCAGGCAGCATTGTTGCGCAAGTTCGTTTCCTTCTTCGGCACTAATAATACTGATCATCAGGCGCGCATCTGCCACTCGACCACGGTCGCCGGCGTTGCCAACACCTGGGGTTACGGTGCGATGACGAACAGCTACAACGATATGCAGAACTCAAAGGCTGCGTTGTACATCGGCTCGAACGCGGCTGAAGCGCATCCGGTATCGATGCTGCACATGCTGCATGCAAAAGAGAACGGTACCAAGATGATCGTGGTGGATCCGCGATTTACGCGCACTGCTGCGAAAGCCGATCAATACGTTCGCATCCGCTCAGGTACCGATATTCCATTCCTGTACGGCTTGCTGTATCACATCTTCAAAAACGGCTGGGAAGACAAGAAGTACATCAATGACCGCGTCTACGGTATGGAAAAGGTCAAGGCGGAAGTCATGACCTGGACGCCGGAAAAAGTGGAAGAAGCCTGCGGTGTGACGGAAGCTGAAATGTACAGGGCCGCTGAGACGATGGCGAAAAATCGTCCTTCGACTCTGGTCTGGTGCATGGGGCAGACACAGCACTCGATCGGCAATGCGATGGTGCGCGCTTCGTGCATCGTGCAGCTGGCGCTGGGCAATATTGGCGTTTCGGGCGGTGGTGCAAACATTTTTCGCGGCCACGATAACGTGCAGGGTGCGACTGACGTTGGTCCTAATCCTGATTCGCTGCCGGGTTACTACGGCTTGGCGACAGGCTCGTGGAAGCATTGGTGCGCAGTGTGGGGTGTCGATTACGAATGGGTGAAGAAGCAGTACGTCTCGCAGGCAATGATGGAAAAATCGGGTACTACGGTATCGCGCTGGGTCGATGCTGTGCTCGAGAAAAGTGAAAATATAGATCAGGACAACACGGTCAAGGGTGTGCTGTTCTGGGGCCATGCGCCAAACTCGCAGACGCGCGGCCTGGATATGAAAAAAGCCTTCGATAAACTGGATTTGCTGGTCGTGATCGATCCTTATCCGTCTGCCACGGCCGCGATGGCCGCGATGAAAGTCGATGGTCAGGAACTCAATCCGAATCGTGCCGTGTATTTGTTGCCGGCGGCGACTCAATTCGAAACATCAGGTTCCGTGACGGCATCGAATCGCTCCTTGCAGTGGCGCGAAAAAGTGATCGAGCCGCTGTTCGAATCACGCACCGATCACATGATCATGTATCAAATGGCGCAAAAACTCGGCTTCGGTAAAGAGTTGGTCGCCAAGATCAAGCTGGTTCCCGGCAAGGGCGGCATGATGGAGCCGGAACCGGAATCGATGCTGGAAGAAATCAATCGCGGCTCATGGACCATCGGTTATACCGGTCAGTCGCCTATGCGTCTGAAAGCGCATATGCGCAACATGCATCTATTCGATGTGAAAACATTGAAATGCAGCGCTGGCAAGGATGCGGCAACGGGTTACGACATAAGCGGTGATTATTTCGGTTTGCCATGGCCTTGTTACGGTACGCCGGAATTGAAGCATCCAGGCACGCCTAATCTATACGACACTTCCAAGAGCATGATGGAAGGCGGCGGCAACTTCCGCGCCAACTTCGGCGTCGAAAAAGATGGCGTCAACCTGCTGGCAGAAGATGGTTCGCACAGCAAGGGTGCGGATATCACGACCGGTTATCCGGAGTTCGATCACATCCTGCTGAAAAAACTCGGCTGGTGGGACGACCTGACTGACGCCGAGAAGAAAGCGGCTGAAGGCAAGAACTGGAAAACCGATTTGTCCGGCGGCATTCAGCGCGTGACGATGAAAGTGCATGGCGTGCATCCATGGGGCAACGCGAAGGCGCGCGCTGTCGTCTGGAATTTCCCGGATGCCGTGCCGCTGCATCGCGAACCTATCTACGGCACACGCCCGGATCTGGTAGCCAAGTATCCGACGCATGACGATAAAAAAGGTTTCTGGCGCATGCCGACCTTGTTCAAGTCGCTGCAGGACAAGAATGTGGAAACCAAGATGTATGAGAAGTTTCCTATCATTCTTACTTCTGGACGTTTGGTTGAATACGAGGGCGGTGGCGAAGAGACGCGCTCCAATCCGTGGCTGGCCGAACTGCAGCAGGATGCGTTTGTCGAGATCAATCCGAAAGCGGCAGCTGCTCGCGGCATACGCAACGGCGAATATGTCATAGTCAGCACACCGACCGGTGCACGGATCAAGGTCAAGGCACTGGTGACCATGCGCGTTGGCGAAGACACGGCATTCATTCCGTTCCATTTTTCCGGTTGGTGGCAGGGCAAGGATCTGCTTGAATACTATCCTGAAGGAGCGCATCCGATCGTGCGTGGCGAAGCGGTGAATACTGCGACGACTTACGGTTATGACTCGGTCACGATGATGCAGGAAACGAAGACGACTATTTGTAATATCGAGAAAGCGGCGGCGTGA